The genomic window TAGTAAGTGGTTTAAGAGGAGATGAACTCCTCCAGCTTTACGTGGCATCAAAGCTCGTAAGATTCTTGAAGGAAAAGCTTGAACATAACAAGTCTTTCGTAAGGGGAGAAGTGCTTATAATCCCAGCAGTCAACACTTACAGCTTCAATATTGAAAAGAGATACTGGCCCCTGGACAATACGGACATAAGCAGGATGTTTCCAGGATACGATAGAGGAGAAACTACCCAGAGGATAGCGGCAATGTTGTTTGAAAAGGTCAAAGGTTTTGATTACGGAATAAAACTTACATCAGGAATAAGGTCCAATGAATACATTCCCCATGTGAAGGTTTTTGACATGGAAAACAGCGATATAGATAAGTCAAGAGATTTTGGGTTGAGATACATACACAAGATACAGCCTAAACCCTATGACACCGTCACCCTTGCTTACAACTGGCAAATCTGGAACACAAAAGCCTACTCAATATACGGTGGAAAGGCAAACGACATAAACTTTGCTTACGCTGAGGAGATTAAAAACGCCCTGGTCAGGTTCTTATCTAAGAATGAAGTAATCTCACACAGGATTCACGAGCTTTACTTTCCTGAAGTTATAGAAGATGAAAGCCTTGTGAGTGTGAAGACACCCTATGCGGGTATATTCCATCCTTACAAGGAGTTAGGAGACTATGTGGTGAAAGGGGAAACCCTCTTCCGTGTTGAAGACCCCTTGTCAGGAGAGACAAGAGTCAAGATAAAGTCTCCCGTTGACGGGATTGTATTTCAAAAACATAACCACCCAATGATATATCAGAACACGGTTGCCTTTAGACTTGAAGTCAAGTGATGGTTATAAAATTTGCGGGGGAGGGATTTGAACCCTCGACCTCCGGGTTATGAGCCCGGCGAGCTACCAGGCTGCTCCACCCCGCGTTTATGCAAGTTATTATTATACTTCCTGGAGAAAAAGTCTTCAAGTGTTCAGGTTTGGACTGTCGGCTGAGGGTTTTCTCCGCCAGAGCTTTCATCAATTATAACCACATTGGCTTTTTTTATGAAATCTGAGTTCAGGTCTCTTACATCACTTACTACCGCAAGCACCTTTTTCTTCCCCAACACTCTTCTCTCAACACGTTCCCTATCCCTCTTACTTTTAACCCTTAATACTTTCATGCTTTAACCTCCTGCATACACCTTAATACCTATTCGTTAAGTTTCTGTTAATTTCTAACGGCAGCATTCCCCTTTGCTTTTATCTCTCGCTCCTTTCCAGAGTAAGACTAGCCCTCCAACTATCAATACTACTGCTAAAGCTAAATCCTTGATTTCCATGTATCTTTAAAAGTTATGGTGATTATAAAGGAGCGTCCAGAGGACTTTTACGTAAGAGAAATAAAGCATCTGGAGTTTGAACCAGATGGACGGTATGCGTACTTCCTGCTACGAAAGAAGGGACTGAACACCCTTGAAGCTATAAGGGAGATTTCCAAGCTCCTCGGTGTTTCCGAAGAAAGAGTAGGTTTTGGAGGGTTAAAGGATAAACACGCCCTTTCGGAGCAGTTTATATCCGTTGAAAGACCAAAGTACATAAGAGAGATAAAAACGGAAAACCTTACTCTCAAGTTCTTGGGGTATGGAAGGAGACCTGTAAGCCTGGGTGAAATAGAAGGTAACTATTTTGAGATTGTTGTCAGGAGAGTTAGACCCAAGGATATAGGACTTTTAAAGGAGAGGATACCCTTCGTCAAGAAGTTCGGTTTTGAAAACTACTTTGGAGAGCAGAGGTTTGGCTCTGTAAAGCACGCAGGGGAGTTCATACTTAAACACCTTTTAAAAAACAACTATGAGGCTGCCGCTAAAGAGTATCTTACCTCTCTTGGTGATAAGAGGAGGAAAAAAGCTCTCCTGAAAGCATGGGGCAACTGGAAAGAATTCCTACGGCTCATGCCCCAGACTTCAATACCAGAGGTAAAACTTGTGGAATCCCTGTTAAAGGGGAAGTCTTTTGAGGAAGCTCTTGCAGAGTTGCCAAGGAACATAAAGCTTATGTTTGTATTTGCTTACCAGAGTTATCTGTGGAACAGGTATTTAAACACCTTTGTTGCAAGGTATTTCAAGCATTGCCCTGTACCCTTTTTGAAGTGGAAAATCTCCTTTATAAAGGAGATTAATGAAGACGTTTTTAAAGAGATAAAAGAGCTTGAGATACCCTTCATCGGAATAGAGTTCAAACCTAAGAGCAAAAAGATAGAGCTCATAATTGAAAGCATACTTAAGGAAGAGGGAATAGACAGAGAAGCCATTGAAGCTGAAAGGATAGGAATCAAGCTATTCAACGACGGTATCAGGAAAGCCTTTGTTTTCCCAGAGGGATTAAAACTTATGGAAGAAGGGAAGAACCATGTGAAACTCTCCTTTACACTCCCGCCGGGAAGTTACGCTACCATTCTGCTGAGAAAACTCCTTTGCACACCCATAAATTAAGCACTTATATTATTTAACCTGGCTATGAGAGTTTCCTTTTATACCCTTGGGTGCAGAATGAATCAGTTTGATACCGACCTGATGCGTTCAAAATTCATAGAGTCTGGCTATGAGGTGGTTAGTTTTGAAGAGCTTGCAGACATTTACATCGTAAACACCTGCACTGTGACGACCGGAGGTGACCGCTCCTCCAGACAAGCTCTCTATCAAGCTAAGAGGAGAAATCCCAAGGCTGTTGTGGTAGCTACCGGATGCTATGCTCAGGTAAAACCCCAGGAACTTACCTCTCTCAATGAGGTTGACCTCGTGGTAGGCAATACCCATAAGAGCGAAATACTCAAGCTCGTGGAGGAGTTCCTGGAAAAGAAGAACAAGAAAGCTGTTGTTGGAGAGATATTCCGACAGAATGAGCTGAAAAATTTTGATACGGTTCTTTACTTTGAAGAGTCAAGACCTTTTCTCAAGGTTCAGGAAGGGTGCAACAAATTCTGTACTTTTTGTGTTATACCCTTTGCAAGAGGAAAGGTGAGGAGTGCCCCTAAAGAGAAAGTAATTGAGCAGGTGAAGCTTTTGGCGGATAGAGGTTTTGAGGAGGTCGTTTTATCGGGAACCCAACTGTCCCAGTACGGATGGGACATAGACTCCTCCCTTCATGAGTTGCTTCTTGACCTGCTTAAAGTTGAGGGAATAAAGCTTATAAGGCTTTCATCAATGCACATAAAGGAGCTTTCTAAAGAACTTATAGAGTTAATAGCAACCGAGGATAGGATAGCTCCCCACTTTCACCTCTCTCTTCAGAGTGGCTCTGATAGAATTCTTGCCCTTATGGAGAGGGGATACACAAGGGAAGACTACCTCCGAGTGGTAAATCTCATACTTGAGAGTAGGTCTGAGAGTGCTATCGGTACAGACATCATAGTCGGGTTTCCCACAGAGAGTGATAAAGATTTTGAAGATACCTACAGATTTGTGGAAGAGCTACCTTTTGCTTACCTGCACGTATTCCCCTATTCTGATAGACCTTTTACAAAGGCGAGTAAGCTTAAAGGAAAAGTGCAGGAGAGGGTAAAGAAGGAGAGGGTAAGAGCCTTAAATAAACTGGATAGCGAGAAAAGGACAGAATTTTACAGGAAAAATTTGGGGCGGAAGTTGAGAGCAACGGTTCTAGGGAACGGAAAGTTGCTGACCGAGAATTATATAAGCGTAGAGAGAAGTACGTATGCACCCCCAGGAAGGGTTGTGGAGGTCACCTTGTAACTCTTGCGAACGTTTAAAATATAAATCCCATGAAGTTTTTGAAACCGTCTCTGCTTTTCCTGTTTTCCATTACAACCCTTTCCTATGCCCTTGAAGAGTGTGTTGTACAGACGAAGGAAGTAGTTAAAGCGGTTTACGGTTCTGGTTATGTAAGGAGCAGGGAGTACGTTTTAGTCCGGTCTGCCGTATCTGGATACATAAAGGACATCTTTGTTGACAGCGGAGATATGGTCAAAAGGGGGCAGCTACTTGCTATTATAGACAGCGTAGGTCTTAAGAACAGAATAGAGGCTCTTGAAGAGAGGATTAAGACCTTAAGGGAGCGACTTGAGCCTGACTCGCCTTTTATGAAGAACCTCAGACAGAATGTGGATTTGAGGGAGGAAAACCTTGAGAAAGCCGAAAAGAAATACAGGCGCAGACTGGAACTCTTTGATAAAGGTGTTATACCTAAGGAAACCCTTGAGGAAGCTGAAAGGCTTTACAGGTCAGCTCGGATAGAGCTCAATATGGCACAGCTAAAGCTCAAAGATACAGTTAAAGAAATGAAGTCTGAACTTGCCTCTCTTGAGAAAGAGAAGACTTCCCTTGAGAGGGAGCTTGAAAATTACAAAATAAAGAGCCCCATAGAGGGTGTGGTTCTTAAGAGGTTCGCTGAAAAGGGAGATTATGTCAACGCCATAAGCAGAGAAAACGCCCTTGTATCCATAGGTTCTCTGGAAAAGAAGGTCGTGCTGAACATTGATGAGGAACTAACACCTCTTGTGAAGGAAGGGCAACAGGTTTACATAACAACAGACGCATTGCCAGATAAAATCCTTGAAGGTAAAGTCCTAAAATTAGACCTTGAAAGCGACCCTACGAGGAGAGTTGTTGATGTAGAAGTGGAGGTTGAGCTACCCAGGGGCGTGCCCGTAAATTCAGTTGTAGAGGGTAACATACTGATCAGTAAGTTAAAGACCACCGTTGTTCCTTTAGAATTTGTCAAAGACGGCTTCGTTACTCTCCTGGTAAACGGTGAGAAGAGAAAGGTTAAGATAAACAGGGTATTTAAAGACTATGCAGAAGTTCTCGGCTACCCTCCCGGAACGCCCTGTCTCAGCGAGAGGTAAGCTTTTTCTCAAAGAGAAGCCAAAGAAACTTCCTCATTTCTATGAAGAGGAAGAGACCAAAAGAGGTGAGCAGGACGTAAAGCCAATCTCTAAAGTTCAAAGGAACAGCGTGGAGAAATTCAGGAAATAGGTAGAGGGCGGAGAGCTGGAGAAGAAGACCTATAAGAAGTCCTGCATAGACGTAAGGGTTAAGGGTAAAGTTTCTCCAGGGTCTGTAAAAGAAGGGCAGGTCCCTTATAGTCTGAACTCCGTTGAACCACTGGTTCACAACCATTGAAGTGAAGGTAACGCTCAGTGCATGCTCGTAATCGCACATCTCCAAAAGATAGCGAAACAGGAGTATGTTAGCAAATCCCACAAAGAGGGCCGTTGAAAGTGTATCAATAAGCTGTCTCCTATCAAAGAAGACCTTCTCCGGTTTTCTGGGTTTCTCTCTCATAAGGTCCCTTTCCTCTCCATTAAAAGGGAAAGCTTTATCCTGAACTCCATCGGTAACTAAGTTTATCCAGAGGATTTGGGTTGGATATAGGGGAAAGGGCAGCTTCATGAGGAAGGCTAAGGAGAGGAGAATAACCTCATCAAAACTACTGGACAGCAGGTAATAGATAGCCCTCCTTATGTTCCTCGCAATCACTCTTCCCCACCTGACTGCGTCCACTATGACCGAGAGGTTGTTGTCCGCTATGACCATTTTAGCCACGTCCCTTGCCGCCTGAGCTCCGGAGCCCATGGCTATGCCTATGTCCGCCACCTTGAGGGCTGGAACATCGTTTATTCCGTCTCCGGTAACGGCTACCACCTCACCCCTGCTCTGAAGAACCCTGACTATCCTGTACTTGTCTTCGGGTAGTGCCCTCGCAACGACCGTTATCCTTTTAAGGGCATTGTAGAGCTCCTCATCGGTGTAACTCTCTATCTGCCTTCCTTCCACAGCCCAGCTTCCTTCCCCGTATATTCCCACCTCTCTACCCACAGCTTTAGCTGTTTTGAGGTTGTCCCCGGTGAGCATTATCACCCTTATCCCTGCTTTCTTAGCTATCTCTACCGCTTCCCTTACACCCTCCTTGGGAGGGTCCAAAAAACCCACAAGCCCGACAATTCTTATCTTTACTTCTTCCGGAGAGCTCGGTATCTCTTCTACCTGTGCATACCCGAAAGCGAGAACCCTAAGCCCCTCCTCAGCCATTCTATCGTGCTCTTCAAGGATATCTTTCGGGACGTCTTCTGATAGGGAGCCAAGGCTTTCAAGGGCTCCTTTAATAAGGAGCAGTTTCCCTCCATCGCAGCGATGAACTGTGGTCATGTAGCGCTTCCTGGTGTCAAAAGGAAACTCCCTTAATCTGGGACAGGCTTCCCTCACACGGAGGACATCAAAATCCATACCCTTAAGCCATTTCACAAGGGCGACCTCAACCGGGTCTCCGGAAGACCCATCTGAGTTGTTGCACAGAGCAGCCACAAGTCTGAGCATTTCGGCATCCACTTCATAGACCTTCATGACCTTCAGCTTCCCCTCCGTTATAGTTCCTGTTTTATCGGTAGTTATGTAAGTGGTGCTACCAAGGGTCTCTGCCGCTGGAAGGTACCTTATGTAAGTCTTCCTCCTGCTCAACCTCACAGCGCCAACCACCAAGACAAGGGTTATTACTATTGGAAGACCTTCTGGAACTGCGGAGACAAGTTCGGCTATAACAAGGAGAGCCACCTCATAGATACCTCTTCCCTGAAGGACACCGACAGCAAGAAGTAGGAGCAAGAGAAAGAGGAGGAGGAGCATCCACCTCCTTGAGAAAGCCTTTAGCGCTCTTGTGAGTGGTGTATCCGGAGACTTTTCCTCTGCCCTTAAACTTATCTTCCCAAGCTCAGTCCTGGCTCCGGTTGCATAAACAACCCCCTCACAGTGCCCCTTCACGACTATGGTCCCCTTGAAGAGTAAGTTTTTCCTCTCATAAATAGGGGCGTCCTCAGAAAGTAGCACATCCGAATCTTTCTCAACGGGAATGGATTCTCCTGTCAAAACCGACTCATCCACCAGAAGTCCTTCAGCCTTTAAGAGCCTTATGTCTGCAGGGACAACGTCCCCTTCACTCAAGGAAACTACATCACCGGGGACGAGGAAACTTGAAGGGACAAGCTTCACCACACCCTCCCTCTTTACCCTCACCTTGCTCTCGGTCATTCTTTTAAGAGACTCAAGAGAACTGATGGCACGATGCTCTTGAATAAAACCTAAGAGAGAGTTTACTAAGATTATGCCAACTATAAGGATAAAGTCAAAGGTCTCCCCTATGGCTATAGAGACTAAGGATGCTGCGATCAGTATATAGACCAGTGGGCTTTTAAACTGGCGGAAGAATATTTCAAGGGAGCTCTCCCTCTTTTGCTCAACCTCATTCCTTCCATAAATCCTGAGTCTTCTCTGGGCTTCCTCCTCGGAAAGCCCATTTATGCTTGTACCAAGCCTTTCAATCAAATCTTCGGGCGTGAGTGTGTGAGCTTTATAGTTATCCATTTACCCTATAAAATTTTAAGGTTATGAACCACATCCTGTTCGTCAGTCTTAAGCTTATATTTCAAAGGCGAAGGCAGACAGTGGTCTCCACTCTCGGAGTAGCCATAGGCATGGCTGCCTTTGTCGTTATGAGCTCCCTGATGTTTGGTTTTCAGAAGCACTTCATAAACCAGGTGATAGACCTTGACGCCCATATATCGGTTAAACCGGAGTTTAATTACGATGAAAAGAGGATACTTAAGAAGGTATTCAACAAGGACGTTATTGTTGAAATACTTGGTTCCAAACCAAAGGATGTCAGAGACCGGCTCAGTAATTACAGAAGGATTATTGAGGAGCTTTCCCATAGGGAAGGTATAGTGGGTGGCTCACCACACCTGCGGGGCAACGCCATAGTCAGATTCGGACCTATGGACGTACCCGTTAACCTGTTTGGTATAGAGCCTGAGTTTGAAAGAAGAGCAACGAGTATAGACAGATACCTTGAGAACAATAAGCTGGATATCCTTAATGTGAAGAGAAACGGAATAATATTGGGAAGACTTGTGGCAAGGGACCTGGGCATAAAAGAGCCTGGGAAGAAGGTTGTACTTGTAGCTCCCAACGGAACCTCCCAGGTATTTGAGGTAATTGACTTCTTTAACTCAGGAATAACCACGATAGATAAGAGTAGAGCGTACATACACCTCAGGACTATGCAGAAGCTCTACGGCAGACCCAATGAGGTAAATGAACTCGTTATAAAGGTCAGGGACGTGAATGAAGCGGTAAGGATAGCAAGGTACATTGAAGAGAGAACTGGTTACGACGCCCAGAGCTGGCAAGAGGCATACAGTAACTTTTTACAGCTCTTTAAGATACAAAACACCATAACCTATATGGTTGTAGGAGCAATTCTTCTGGTCTCGGCTTT from Hydrogenivirga caldilitoris includes these protein-coding regions:
- the truD gene encoding tRNA pseudouridine(13) synthase TruD; the protein is MVIIKERPEDFYVREIKHLEFEPDGRYAYFLLRKKGLNTLEAIREISKLLGVSEERVGFGGLKDKHALSEQFISVERPKYIREIKTENLTLKFLGYGRRPVSLGEIEGNYFEIVVRRVRPKDIGLLKERIPFVKKFGFENYFGEQRFGSVKHAGEFILKHLLKNNYEAAAKEYLTSLGDKRRKKALLKAWGNWKEFLRLMPQTSIPEVKLVESLLKGKSFEEALAELPRNIKLMFVFAYQSYLWNRYLNTFVARYFKHCPVPFLKWKISFIKEINEDVFKEIKELEIPFIGIEFKPKSKKIELIIESILKEEGIDREAIEAERIGIKLFNDGIRKAFVFPEGLKLMEEGKNHVKLSFTLPPGSYATILLRKLLCTPIN
- the mtaB gene encoding tRNA (N(6)-L-threonylcarbamoyladenosine(37)-C(2))-methylthiotransferase MtaB; the protein is MRVSFYTLGCRMNQFDTDLMRSKFIESGYEVVSFEELADIYIVNTCTVTTGGDRSSRQALYQAKRRNPKAVVVATGCYAQVKPQELTSLNEVDLVVGNTHKSEILKLVEEFLEKKNKKAVVGEIFRQNELKNFDTVLYFEESRPFLKVQEGCNKFCTFCVIPFARGKVRSAPKEKVIEQVKLLADRGFEEVVLSGTQLSQYGWDIDSSLHELLLDLLKVEGIKLIRLSSMHIKELSKELIELIATEDRIAPHFHLSLQSGSDRILALMERGYTREDYLRVVNLILESRSESAIGTDIIVGFPTESDKDFEDTYRFVEELPFAYLHVFPYSDRPFTKASKLKGKVQERVKKERVRALNKLDSEKRTEFYRKNLGRKLRATVLGNGKLLTENYISVERSTYAPPGRVVEVTL
- a CDS encoding M14 family metallopeptidase; translated protein: MGKELLFSFPSPSRDELKVYGYRFKGAEGKASVAIVSGLRGDELLQLYVASKLVRFLKEKLEHNKSFVRGEVLIIPAVNTYSFNIEKRYWPLDNTDISRMFPGYDRGETTQRIAAMLFEKVKGFDYGIKLTSGIRSNEYIPHVKVFDMENSDIDKSRDFGLRYIHKIQPKPYDTVTLAYNWQIWNTKAYSIYGGKANDINFAYAEEIKNALVRFLSKNEVISHRIHELYFPEVIEDESLVSVKTPYAGIFHPYKELGDYVVKGETLFRVEDPLSGETRVKIKSPVDGIVFQKHNHPMIYQNTVAFRLEVK
- a CDS encoding ABC transporter permease — translated: MNHILFVSLKLIFQRRRQTVVSTLGVAIGMAAFVVMSSLMFGFQKHFINQVIDLDAHISVKPEFNYDEKRILKKVFNKDVIVEILGSKPKDVRDRLSNYRRIIEELSHREGIVGGSPHLRGNAIVRFGPMDVPVNLFGIEPEFERRATSIDRYLENNKLDILNVKRNGIILGRLVARDLGIKEPGKKVVLVAPNGTSQVFEVIDFFNSGITTIDKSRAYIHLRTMQKLYGRPNEVNELVIKVRDVNEAVRIARYIEERTGYDAQSWQEAYSNFLQLFKIQNTITYMVVGAILLVSAFGIFNILMMTVLEKQRDIAILKAMGYSSSDIVAIFLLQGFLIGVVGVVVGGIGAYLSQEYLASVEIDLEGLIRAKGFILDRSFRYYVGGALFALIFSWLASVYPARRAARLNPVDIFRSGGV
- a CDS encoding cation-translocating P-type ATPase; the protein is MDNYKAHTLTPEDLIERLGTSINGLSEEEAQRRLRIYGRNEVEQKRESSLEIFFRQFKSPLVYILIAASLVSIAIGETFDFILIVGIILVNSLLGFIQEHRAISSLESLKRMTESKVRVKREGVVKLVPSSFLVPGDVVSLSEGDVVPADIRLLKAEGLLVDESVLTGESIPVEKDSDVLLSEDAPIYERKNLLFKGTIVVKGHCEGVVYATGARTELGKISLRAEEKSPDTPLTRALKAFSRRWMLLLLFLLLLLLAVGVLQGRGIYEVALLVIAELVSAVPEGLPIVITLVLVVGAVRLSRRKTYIRYLPAAETLGSTTYITTDKTGTITEGKLKVMKVYEVDAEMLRLVAALCNNSDGSSGDPVEVALVKWLKGMDFDVLRVREACPRLREFPFDTRKRYMTTVHRCDGGKLLLIKGALESLGSLSEDVPKDILEEHDRMAEEGLRVLAFGYAQVEEIPSSPEEVKIRIVGLVGFLDPPKEGVREAVEIAKKAGIRVIMLTGDNLKTAKAVGREVGIYGEGSWAVEGRQIESYTDEELYNALKRITVVARALPEDKYRIVRVLQSRGEVVAVTGDGINDVPALKVADIGIAMGSGAQAARDVAKMVIADNNLSVIVDAVRWGRVIARNIRRAIYYLLSSSFDEVILLSLAFLMKLPFPLYPTQILWINLVTDGVQDKAFPFNGEERDLMREKPRKPEKVFFDRRQLIDTLSTALFVGFANILLFRYLLEMCDYEHALSVTFTSMVVNQWFNGVQTIRDLPFFYRPWRNFTLNPYVYAGLLIGLLLQLSALYLFPEFLHAVPLNFRDWLYVLLTSFGLFLFIEMRKFLWLLFEKKLTSR
- a CDS encoding HlyD family secretion protein — its product is MKFLKPSLLFLFSITTLSYALEECVVQTKEVVKAVYGSGYVRSREYVLVRSAVSGYIKDIFVDSGDMVKRGQLLAIIDSVGLKNRIEALEERIKTLRERLEPDSPFMKNLRQNVDLREENLEKAEKKYRRRLELFDKGVIPKETLEEAERLYRSARIELNMAQLKLKDTVKEMKSELASLEKEKTSLERELENYKIKSPIEGVVLKRFAEKGDYVNAISRENALVSIGSLEKKVVLNIDEELTPLVKEGQQVYITTDALPDKILEGKVLKLDLESDPTRRVVDVEVEVELPRGVPVNSVVEGNILISKLKTTVVPLEFVKDGFVTLLVNGEKRKVKINRVFKDYAEVLGYPPGTPCLSER